The following nucleotide sequence is from Microbulbifer sp. A4B17.
CCTTCAGGGTTCGGTAGCCTTCCATCTGAATTGCGGAATAGTGCGCGAACAGATCCTCCCCTCCCTCATCTGCAAGAATAAACCCATATCCCTTAGCGTTGTTGAACCACTTTACAGTACCGGTAGGCATAACGATTCCCTCTAATTGCCTGAGTGGCCCCTGGCCACCTTACAGAGTTTTTATATTTATTTGACCTGCTGGTTAGTCGGCTGCGATCCTATCTGCGACTAACGTTTGATGTAACGGTCACTACCTCTTGTAGTCAACAGCCGGGGTAATGTCAAGGCTCCCCGGTGACCGCTGTGTCAAAGGTCAAATAAGGTTACAATGTCACGTCATTGAAGGTTGCATTGGCTGCAATTTTCAGGCTCGATAGAATTCATTGATAATTGTTATGAGTACTTCGCGAATCATTAAACTAAGCTCCAGTGACTCCGATGGAGACAATCCTCACCTCGATGATTTCGATGGTGAGTTGGCCCTTGAGGAGGCGCCGCCGCAACTGAAGCGGCCGCCGATGTATAAAGTTGTCATGCTCAACGATGACTACACCCCCATGGATTTTGTTGTTGAGACTCTGGAGTTGTTTTTTTCAGTAAACCGGGAGCGCGCCACACAGTTGATGTTGCAGGTTCACACACGGGGAAAAGCAGTGTGCGGTGTCTATACTCGGGATATAGCGGAGACAAAGGCCGCACAGGTCAATCAGTTCGCTCAAGAGAATGAGCATCCCCTGTTGTGTGAGATTGAAGCGGACGAAAGCAAAGAGGATTGATTCTGACAGAAAATGCTTTGAACAAAGGGTCCCGTCACCTGAAGGGAATCAGCCAGGATATAAACGCCGGCGAAGGGTGCGCGCCTACCAGCGGAGTCGGCGGGAAATATTGGCGATTAGGGTTTGAGGTTTAGATGCTCAGCAAGGACTTAGAGGTAACGCTTAATCTAGCGTTCAAAGGTGCTCGAGCGAAACGGCATGAGTTTATGACCGTTGAGCACCTATTGCTGGCGCTCTTGGATAACGAGTCCGCAGCAGATGTACTACATGCTTGTGGAGCGGATTTAAGTGCATTGCGCCGTGAACTCCTGGAGTTTGTAGACTCCACAACACCGTTGATCCCGGAGGCAGATACAGACCGCGAAACTCAGCCGACTCTGGGCTTCCAGAGGGTCCTGCAGAGGGCCGTATTCCATGTCCAGTCATCCGGTAAAAAGGAAGTTACGGGAGCTAATGTCCTGGTTGCTATTTTCTGTGAGCAGGAGAGCCAGGCTGTTTACTACTTGAAGCAGCAGAGTGTTGCCCGGATAGACGTAGTCAACTACATCACCCACGGAATTTCCCGCGTTGGCTCCAGTGGTAATAATCACCATCACGGTTCTGATACTGCACCTGAGCAGGTAGATGAGGAAATTAGTGGGGGTGCTGAGCCTGGTGGTTCCGACCCCCTGGAAAGTTATGCCACCAACCTCAACCAGGAGGCAATTCTTGGTCGCATTGATCCACTGGTTGGTCGTGCCCCTGAAGTGGAGCGCGTCACTCAGGTTCTGGCTCGTCGCCGCAAAAACAATCCATTGCTGGTTGGTGAGTCCGGTGTAGGTAAGACCGCAATTGCCGAAGGATTGGCGCGGCGTATTGTCGATGAGGATATCCCTGAGCCTTTGAAAGAGAGCACTATTTACTCTCTGGATCTCGGCTCCCTGTTGGCGGGAACCAAGTATCGCGGTGATTTTGAGAAGCGCTTTAAGGCCCTGTTGGCTGAGCTCAAGAAGCGTGAGCACGCCGTACTGTTTATTGATGAGATCCACACCATCATCGGGGCCGGCGCCGCTTCAGGAGGCGTCATGGATGCCTCCAACCTGCTTAAGCCGCTACTTTCCAGCGGTCAATTGCGCTGTATAGGTTCCACAACTTTTACTGAATATCGCGGTATCTTTGAAAAAGATCGCGCTCTATCTCGCCGTTTTCAAAAGATTGATGTCAGTGAGCCTTCGGTTGAGGAGACTGTGCAGATTCTTCAAGGGCTCAGAAGCTGCTTTGAGGATCATCACAAGGTCCGCTTTACCGATGGGGCTCTGGATGCTGCAGCCCAGCTCTCCAGTCGCCATATCACCGAGCGGTTCCTGCCGGATAAGGCCATTGATGTGATCGATGAGGCCGGAGCTTACCAATCCCTGTTGCCTGAAGAGGACCGCAAAGAGGTTATCGGGGTCTGTGAGATTGAGATGGTTATCGCCAAGATGGCGAGAATACCCGCCAAGAGTGTGTCTGCTTCTGACAAGGAGCAGCTGTCACGGCTCGATGACAATCTCAAAATGGTGGTGTTTGGGCAGGATAGCGCCATTGATGCCCTGGGTACGGCAATTAAGTTGAGTCGCGCGGGGCTGGGTTCTGAAGAGAAGCCTATAGGCTCCTTCCTGTTTTCGGGACCCACCGGTGTTGGCAAGACGGAGCTCTGTCGTCAGTTGGCAAAGGTAATGGGTATCGAGCTGATTCGCTTTGACATGTCCGAGTACATGGAGCGTCATACGGTTTCCCGCTTGATAGGTGCGCCTCCTGGGTATGTTGGTTTTGACCAGGGCGGTTTACTGACCGATTCGGTGACCAAACATCCCCACAGTGTTGTGCTGCTCGACGAGATTGAGAAGGCGCATCCCGAAGTATTCAATCTGCTGCTGCAGGTGATGGATCACGGCACTCTGACTGATAACAATGGCCGCAAAGCGGACTTCCGGAATGTCATCCTGATTATGACTACCAATGCGGGCGCTGAGGTGATGAGCCGCCGTTCGATCGGTTTCTCCCATCAAGATCACTCCACCGATGGGATGGAGGAGATCAAAAAGATGTTTACTCCGGAATTCCGCAATCGCCTCGATAATATTATCCAGTTCCGCTCCCTGCCTCTGGAGGTGGTGAAGACGGTAGTGGACAAGTTTATCGTTGAGCTGCAGGCGCAGTTGGATGACTCCAAAGTGACTTTGGTTGTCGATGATGAGGCCCGTGAGTGGCTGGCAGTGCGGGGTTATGACGAGAAAATGGGAGCGAGGCCTATGTCTCGCCTGATTCGCGACAAGCTGCGCAAGCCTCTGGCGGAAGCCGTGCTCTTTGGTGAGCTGGCGGAAGAGGGGGGGCGTGTTTGTGTCACAATTGAAGATGATGAGCTGGCGATTAAAACGGCGGTGCCTGCCTAAAATAAATTAGTTCCAGCCAAGCAATAAAAAAGCCACCGGAAGGTGGCTTTTTTAATTCGGGCCAAATTGCCTTGCGGAATTTGGCCTCTGAGCGAATTAGCGCGCGCGGTACGTAATGCGGCCCTTGCTCAGGTCGTATGGAGTCAGCTCCACTTTCACCTTGTCGCCGGTGAGAATGCGAATGTAGTTTTTGCGCATCTTTCCGGAGATGTGCGCAATTACCACGTGTCCGTTTTCCAGCTTTACGCGGAAAGTGGTGTTCGGCAGGGTGTCGATCACCTCGCCTTCCATTTCAATATAATCGTCTTTTGCCATGCGGCAGCAACCTTACAATAACTTGATCAGACCTTTACCCCGGAGGCTCTTTGGCCTAGCCGCGGCTTGACGGGCGAGCATTTTGCACGAAAAGGCAAGATAGAGCAAAGGGAGTGTGAATTGAACTAGAGCGATTTAAGGCTCCAGCGGTTTTCTTTTAGCATTTCAATCGGGCGGAACTGGCTTTTGTAGGCCATTTTATGGCATTGCTCGATCCAGTAACCCAGGTAAAGATTGGGTAACCCCAGACGTCTCGCCCATTCAATCTGGTAGAGAATGCAATAGCTGCCCAGGCTCCGCTTGTCCTCATCGGGATCGAAGAAAGTATAG
It contains:
- the clpA gene encoding ATP-dependent Clp protease ATP-binding subunit ClpA — translated: MLSKDLEVTLNLAFKGARAKRHEFMTVEHLLLALLDNESAADVLHACGADLSALRRELLEFVDSTTPLIPEADTDRETQPTLGFQRVLQRAVFHVQSSGKKEVTGANVLVAIFCEQESQAVYYLKQQSVARIDVVNYITHGISRVGSSGNNHHHGSDTAPEQVDEEISGGAEPGGSDPLESYATNLNQEAILGRIDPLVGRAPEVERVTQVLARRRKNNPLLVGESGVGKTAIAEGLARRIVDEDIPEPLKESTIYSLDLGSLLAGTKYRGDFEKRFKALLAELKKREHAVLFIDEIHTIIGAGAASGGVMDASNLLKPLLSSGQLRCIGSTTFTEYRGIFEKDRALSRRFQKIDVSEPSVEETVQILQGLRSCFEDHHKVRFTDGALDAAAQLSSRHITERFLPDKAIDVIDEAGAYQSLLPEEDRKEVIGVCEIEMVIAKMARIPAKSVSASDKEQLSRLDDNLKMVVFGQDSAIDALGTAIKLSRAGLGSEEKPIGSFLFSGPTGVGKTELCRQLAKVMGIELIRFDMSEYMERHTVSRLIGAPPGYVGFDQGGLLTDSVTKHPHSVVLLDEIEKAHPEVFNLLLQVMDHGTLTDNNGRKADFRNVILIMTTNAGAEVMSRRSIGFSHQDHSTDGMEEIKKMFTPEFRNRLDNIIQFRSLPLEVVKTVVDKFIVELQAQLDDSKVTLVVDDEAREWLAVRGYDEKMGARPMSRLIRDKLRKPLAEAVLFGELAEEGGRVCVTIEDDELAIKTAVPA
- the clpS gene encoding ATP-dependent Clp protease adapter ClpS; this translates as MSTSRIIKLSSSDSDGDNPHLDDFDGELALEEAPPQLKRPPMYKVVMLNDDYTPMDFVVETLELFFSVNRERATQLMLQVHTRGKAVCGVYTRDIAETKAAQVNQFAQENEHPLLCEIEADESKED
- the infA gene encoding translation initiation factor IF-1, whose protein sequence is MAKDDYIEMEGEVIDTLPNTTFRVKLENGHVVIAHISGKMRKNYIRILTGDKVKVELTPYDLSKGRITYRAR